The following are from one region of the Anomaloglossus baeobatrachus isolate aAnoBae1 chromosome 1, aAnoBae1.hap1, whole genome shotgun sequence genome:
- the LAP3 gene encoding cytosol aminopeptidase — MMSLSCFSVHMLKDTRQLLTVRAEIMLQPLRAVLHSSVHRSCCRTLSLSAQSYSSGRKGLVLGVYEKNKEEDALALTPAADTFDNVVSGKLRHQLTRSGPALKKGKTRMFYGLHEDFPSVVMVGLGKQSAGVHQQELWNESKENIRAAVSVGCRQMQDLEIAHVDVDPCGDAQAAAEGAVLGLYEYDELKAKKKKQVSTKLYGSQDLDAWRKGVSYAEGQNLARYLMESPANYITPSKFAEILQQKTAALGDGVKVFTRAKSWIEEQQMGAFLSVAKGSDEPPVFLEIHYTGSRDPNDSPLVFVGKGVTFDSGGISIKPSSGMDAMRADMGGAATVCSAILTAATLKLPINLIGLAPLCENMPSGRANKPGDVVKAKNGKTIQVDNTDAEGRLLLADALCYAHNFNARAIVNAATLTGAMDVALGSAATGVFTNSSWLWNHLQEASIVTGDRVWRMPLFDHYTKQVTESALADLNNVGKYSRSGGACTAAAFLKEFVTSPHWAHLDIAGVMSNKDEVPYLRKGMSGRPTRTLVEFADRLSKDKKPT, encoded by the exons atGATGTCATTATCCTGTTTCTCTGTGCACATGTTAAAGGACACCAGACAGCTCTTGACAGTCAGAGCGGAGATCATGCTGCAGCCCCTCAGAGCGGTGCTCCACAGCAGTGTGCACAGGAGCTGCTGCAGGACGCTGTCCCTGTCTGCACAATCCTACAGCTCTGGCCGCAAG GGCCTCGTCCTCGGTGTATATGAGAAGAATAAGGAGGAGGACGCTCTGGCTCTTACCCCGGCGGCAGACACATTCGACAATGTTGTTTCAGGGAAATTGAGGCATCAGCTGACGAG GTCCGGGCCTGCACTGAAGAAGGGGAAGACGCGCATGTTTTATGGCTTACACGAG GACTTCCCGAGTGTGGTGATGGTGGGATTGGGAAAGCAGTCGGCAGGCGTCCATCAGCAGGAGCTCTGGAATGAAAGCAAGGAGAACATTAGGGCTGCGGTGTCAG TGGGCTGTAGGCAGATGCAGGATTTGGAGATTGCACATGTTGATGTTGACCCGTGTGGAGACGCTCAGGCCGCGGCAGAAGGAGCCGTTCTGGGTCTATATGAATACGACGAGCTTAAGGCCAAAAAGAAGAAACAAGTCTCAACAAAGCTGTATGGAAG TCAAGACCTAGACGCCTGGCGAAAAGGAGTTTCCTACGCGGAGGGACAGAACTTGGCTCGTTACTTGATGGAATCTCCAGCGAATTACATAACGCCTTCAAAGTTTGCTGAGATACTGCAACAGAAGACTGCAGCATTGGGGGACGGGGTTAAGGTGTTCACAAG AGCAAAGTCCTGGATAGAAGAGCAACAAATGGGAGCATTTTTAAGTGTGGCCAAAGGATCAGATGAGCCTCCGGTTTTCCTGGAGATCCATTATACCGGCAGCCGGGACCCTAATGATTCCCCTCTTGTATTTGTGGGGAAAGGAGTCACTTTTGACAG TGGTGGGATTTCCATAAAGCCATCATCTGGAATGGATGCAATGAGGGCAGATATGGGGGGAGCCGCCACTGTCTGCTCTGCCATCTTGACTGCGGCAACACTCAAGTTACCTATTAACCTCATTG GTTTGGCTCCACTGTGTGAAAATATGCCCAGCGGCAGAGCGAATAAGCCGGGGGATGTTGTGAAGGCCAAGAATGGGAAGACCATCCAG GTTGATAACACGGACGCGGAGGGACGGCTGCTGTTGGCGGACGCTCTGTGTTACGCCCACAACTTTAATGCAAGAGCGATTGTCAATGCAGCGACATTAACAG gTGCCATGGACGTGGCCCTGGGATCTGCAGCCACTGGAGTCTTCACCAATTCCTCTTGGCTGTGGAATCACCTTCAAGAG gccaGCATTGTGACCGGGGACCGTGTATGGAGGATGCCTCTCTTTGACCATTACACTAAACAAGTGACGGAGTCGGCTCTCGCAGACCTTAACAATGTCGGGAAGTACAGCAG ATCTGGAGGGGCGTGCACGGCAGCGGCCTTCTTGAAGGAGTTTGTTACGTCCCCGCATTGGGCCCACCTGGATATAGCTGGAGTCATGTCAAATAAGGATGAGGTTCCTTACCTGCGCAAGGGCATGTCCGGCCGTCCCACAAGGACTTTAGTAGAATTTGCTGATCGTCTGAGTAAAGACAAAAAGCCGACATAA